The genomic DNA AAGGAGCAATGGCGGGTATTCTTCGTTTCACAACAGAGCCGCTTGTGTCTATTGACTTTAATACAACGACGGAATCTGCAACGATTGATGGCCTTTCAACTATCGTTATGGGAGACCGCAAAGTGAAAGTACTTGCATGGTATGATAATGAGTGGGGTTATTCTGCACGCGTTGTCGATTTAGCGAAAAAAGTTGCGCTTGGATTACAAGCGAAAGTGCACGCTTAATAACTACTAGAGAACGTCCAGAGGTCGAACTGTCGACTTCCTGGGCGTTTTTATTTCGACCTCAAGGATCAAATTACTCAAAATCGCATTCTTTACGCTCGATAGCGATTTTTTGATCAGTATTCTGTTATAATCAATAGTATATATACGGAAAAGCGGAGGATACAAAAAATGAAATGTCCAGCTTGCCAATACAATGGCACCCGGGTGATTGATTCTAGACCGGCGGAAGAAAATCGATCGATACGTCGTCGCAGGGAATGTGAACAATGTGCATTCCGTTTTACAACATTTGAAAAAGTAGAGGATACGCCCTTAATTGTTGTGAAAAAGGAAGGGTCTCGGGAAGAATTTAGTGGAGAGAAAGTACTCAGAGGGCTTATTCGTGCATGTGAAAAACGCCCGGTATCTCTTGAGGATTTAAAAAATATTGTTTATACGATTGAAAAAGATTTAAGAAGTGCTAGTGTTACGGAAATCAAATCGGATGAAGTTGGAGAATTAGTAATGGAATTATTAGCGGATGTCGATGAAGTCGCATACGTTCGCTTTGCGTCGGTTTATCGTGAATATAAGGACATCACTGTTTTTATCGATGAGCTTCAGAAGTTGCAGAAACGAACAAAGAACTAATGTGTACTATTCATAAAGAAAGGAAGCGTATGAATGACAACCCTCTACAAAGAATTACAGCCAGTTGATGCCTACACAGTATGGTTGTCACATCCGTTTTCGGACTATGACAGGCAACTCCTTACATTGTTTTACCAGCCGCTCATTGGTTCACAGGCCATGAGCTTGTTCATGACGCTTTGGGCAGATGCGGAGCAAAGAGATAGGGGCATGTACAATCATTACCATCTCATGAATATCTTAACGATGCCACTTGGCCCTATTTTCGAAGCACGTATTTCACTTGAAGCAATTGGCTTATTGCGTACATCGAGAAGAAGGGATGGCGAAGCAAGAGTATTTCGATACGAACTCCAACCGCCATTAGACGCCAAAGCATTTTTTGCGGATCCGTTATTGTCGACGTTCTTATTTAGTAAAATTGGGGAACAGGCCTATCGAAATTTGCGTGCGCGTTTTGCAGTGGAGGAGCCACGTGAAGAAGGCTATGAAGATGTTTCAAGGACGTTTCTTGATGTATATACGCCTGTTCAGCATGGCTATTTAGCTAACGTGGATGACAATAGGTCAGTAATCGGACGAACTGAATCTGCAGGTGTTCCATTTTTAGACACAGATTTTGATTTTGATCTTTTGCGTTCGGGTTTATCTGAACAAATGGTACCGAAATCATCCCTTGCCTCGGTTTCAAAGGAACTGATTGCAAAATTGGCCTTCCTCTATTCATTAACACCGCTCGATATGCAGAAGGTGATTATGATGGCGTTAGACGAGGACTTGAAGTTGCCGGAAGAGCGCTTGCGCAAAGCTGCAACTGACTACTATAAGATGAATATTTCACAGGATGCGCCTATATTGCATAAAGTGTACACGCAGGAACCTCCGCAGCAAGAAGTGGAGCTATTGACACGTGATGATGAATTGGTGTTTTATTTGGAAAATACGCCACCGGTTGCCATGCTGCGAGATATTAACGGCAAAGAGCCTTTGTCGGTAGATGTTCAGCTTGCTGAAAAGCTTGTGAATGCGCATGGACTGTCAACCGGTGTTGTTAATGTTCTGTTGCAATATGTGCATTTGCGCAATGACGGAAAAATTACGAATAATTATGTAGAGCGTATTGCCTCTCATTGGATGAATAAAAAAATTGAAACAGTGCGGGCGGCAATGGAAATTTCACGCAACGAACATGATCAGTATGTGAAGTGGAAAAACGAGGGACAAAAACCAACGCCAAAACGCAAGCCTACGCGCGAAGAAAAAGTACCGGAATGGTTTTATAAGAAGGAAGACAAGCAAGAAGGAAAACAAGTAAAATCGACGAGGGCCACATCGGATATCGATGAAGAACGTCGCCAATTGATGAAGGAACTAGGCGTTACAGGAGACGGGGTGGAGTGATATGGAGCACATAGGAAGTGCGATGAAGCGAGTTGTAAAAGCGCCAGCATTTGCAGAGCGCTATGAAGCACTGCGCAAAGAAGTGATGGACAGCCCAGGTGTGCAACAATTTTTAACGGATCATGCCGAAGAAGTTGACAAATCGGTTGTGGATCGGAGTCTTGGGAAATTATACGAATATGCCACGGCTTCCCATGATTGTGGTAAATGTCCGGATCTTGCAGGTTGTGTAAATGTGTTAAAAGGCCTTGAGCCTAAATTGGTTCTTGTGCGTGGATTAATTGATGTAGAATATACGAAATGCCGAAGTAAATTGGTGGATGAAGAATTGCGTAGTGTTTCTAAAATGATTGATAGTATGTATATGCCAAAAGATGTGATGGCGGCGAAATTACAAAATATCGATATGTTTTTTGATGATAGTAGGGTAAAGGCGGTCCGTGCAGCAAAAGATTTCTTAAACGTTCTTGACGAAACAGGCGAACTGCCGGAGCGTGGGGTTTATATTTACGGACCATTCGGTATTGGGAAATCCTTCATTCTTGGAGCGATGGCGAATGAGCTTGCCACTCGCCGAATTCGCACTGTTGCTGTCTACGTCCCAGAGTTTCTACGAGAAATGAAACAATCGATTCAAGATCAGACATTGAATGATAAAATCGACTTTGTGAAAAACGCCCAAGTGCTTATGTTAGATGACATTGGGGCGGAGACGATGTCTGCCTGGACACGCGACGAAGTGCTAGGTACGATTTTACAATACCGGATGGCAGAGAAGCTCCCAACCTTTTTCACATCTAACTTCAGCTATGACGAACTAGAGCACCATTTAACCTACTCCCAACGCGGGGAAAAGGAAGCTGTAAAAGCGGCTCGAGTGATGGAAAGAATCCGAATGATAAGTACCCCATTGCGTCTTGATGGGGAAAATCGCCGAGGAAAATAAAAGCTGATGCATGAACAGAGAAATCACTCGGTCATGCATCAGCTTTTTTATTATGGGACAGTTTTGTAGAAAGATGCTATGCGTCAAACCTCAATCATCTTAATTGTTGAGAAAATCTCTTCCTCAGGAGATTGACTAGTCCATTCGCTTGGGAAATAACCAAGCGGATTGCAGATGATGTCAATTCCTTGATACGTTTCATCATAGCGGATATGAATATGGCCAAATATGTATTTCTTCACCCCATATTTGATAGCCAATGCACCGAGTTGTTGGCTGCCCATCATGGCATTGAAAAAATCCCAGCTCGGGTCATTTTTACTGTGGATAAAGTGAGCGAAAGGAACGGTATGCGTCACCATGATAATATTTTTATCACGATGTTCCTGCAACCAATACTCAAGCTTTTGGACGTAGCGAGTCGTTTCTTCTGGATCTGTACCTGGCCAATGGGCAAACTGTTTGTCGGGCCAAGTGAAATCCTGAAAGGTGCCGATTGTAAATTGCTTCGTCGTAAAATCCGTCATTCCGAAGCTGTAATCATACCAACCGCCGTCGCCAATGATGACCCAATCATCTGTCAACTGGACAGGCCCGTTGCCTAAATTTCCAGGGAACTGTAGCAACGTATCATAGGCGGCCATAGAATCCTCGGCATAAATATCATGATTGCCATGAACAAATAAAATCTTGGTTTGCGGACAATCCGATTGTAAACGGTTTAATAGAGCTAATGCTTTTTCGGGACGAGCTGTCATATCACCACTAATGACAAAAATGTCTGGAGAATGACTATTAATCCAGCTGGTGATTAAACCTAAAATATCTGCTCCTGTATATTTACGATTCAAGCCTTCATGAATATCTGACAACATAGCGATTTTCACAATATCCCTCCAATTTGATAGGAAATTTCGCAATCGTTGCACTTATCTGATTTTATCATTATCTCATCAACTTGACACGAATCATATGACCGGAGCGCCTAGCATACATTGCTACTACTAATGGGGAAGAGGTGGGTTATGCCTTACACGGATAACTATGAAAGGGATACCTATGGCATCATCGATTTTTGGGTGCGTAACAATTTTGAGCACGGGGAGTTTTTCGATCGGGAAATTAGTCACCATGAGTTGGAGTTAGCACGTGCCAATCAGCGTATGACGCAGCGGATGGGACTGATCTTTAAACAAGCAGAAGCGAAAACGGTAGATGTCGGAACTTTGTTGGATGAAGCGAAAAGTTCCACACATGAGTTCCGGGATTTGCTTCTCCATACGATGGATAAGGCATTGCACTGCGAAGTCATTATTTCGACACCAACATCCCTCCTCGATCATATGATTCGCGAAGCGGAAGAGGCGCAAAAGGTTTTTAAATTAATTGAAACAGGTGCCTATGTGTCTCCTGCGAATGCAACGATACATGAAAATAATTTTTGGCTTAGGCAAATGGTGGATCACTTGATTTTCATCAGTCACTACGTAGATGCTTCTAACTACGAGCTTCATGACAGAGTGAGGGCGATGACTAGAAAATTTGAGAACTTATTCCTCCAAGCAAATGCACTTAAAACGATCATTCGCCAACCACGTAATGAGATATCCCCTGTGCTCAACACTTTTAACCAAATGGTCATTAAAGAAGCGAAAGAACTTGAAGCCTTTAAGTTGGAATTAAGTGAGCTGATTAAAAATTGCGCAGCGATTACAACGGCACCGCCTGATTTGCTGGAGCATATTGCCAGAGAAGCGCATCATTTATGGAGAAACTTGGAGGATCAGACCGTGTTGTAATTTGTGTAAATGAATGATGAAAGTCATGATAACTAAATGGATTTGGACCATAGATAACCCCAGTATCGATTGTTTTTTCATCGATACAAGTCTTATGGGGGAATCTATGGTTTTTTATTTTTATTACAATAGCATTTTATTTTTGGAAATGGCTGAATCCGCATATAATTTTTTTGTTGACATCCATCGTTTGCTATTATATATTGGTACTGAGATTGAGAATCGTTTTCAGTCGATAATAATTGTTTGGGGATGAATATACTATGAAGAAGAGTTTAATCGTATTTATCGCAGCTTTAATGCTATTACTTACGGCATGTGGAAGCACAACTACTAAAGAAAGTGGTGCTGATAAAGATACAAGTGCGAAGAAGCCTGAGAAATCGGAAGTCAATTTGTATACAAGTAGACATTATGATGTGGATAATGAATTATATAAGAAGTTTGAAGAAGAAACAGGCATTAAAGTGAACGTTATTAAAGACGAAGCAGATGTACTCATTGAGCGCATCAAACGTGAAGGGGCTGCAACGCCAGCAGATTTACTACTAACGGCTGACGTTGGCAGATTGTACCGTGCGAAAGAAGAAGGGATTCTTCAAGCAGTGTCAAGTGACATCTTATCGAAACAAATCCCGGAGAACTTGCGTGATGTTGATGATATGTGGGTCGGCTTGACAAAACGTGCGCGTATTCTCGTGTATAATAAAGACAAAGTCAAACCAGAAGAGATTTCTACATACGAAGCGCTGACAGAAGACCAGTGGAAAAACCGTGTTCTCGTTCGATCATCTGAAAGTGTTTATAATCAGTCGCTACTTGCTTCATTTATCGAGATTGACGGGGAAGAGACAGCGAAAGAATGGGCGCAAGGTATCGTCAATAATTTTGCACAAAATCCTGAAGGCGGAGATCGCGACCAAGCGAAAGCAATCGCTGCAGGTATTGGTGATATCGCAATTATGAATTCATACTATTTTGGTCAAATGCTTAACTCGGAAGAACCTGAAGAAGTGAAAGTGGCAGAAAGCCTCGGCGTCTTCTTCCCGAACCAAGAAACGACAGGTACACATGTAAATATTAGTGGAGCTGGTGTTATCAAAGGTTCGAAAAATGCGGATAACGCACGTAAATTACTTGAATTCCTTACAGGGGAAGAGGCACAAGGTGAATTTGCTTCTGCGAATTATGAATTCCCTGTGAATGAAAACGTAGAACCTTCCGAACTCCTTCAATCATGGGGAGATTTTAAAGAACAAGAGATACCATTATCGACGCTCGGAGAAAATAACGCGAAAGCGATTATGATTTTCAACGAAGTCGGCTGGAAATAAAAGTTGAGCCCCCTTCCGAATTTTCGGCTAGGGGGTTATTGTTGAAAAGGTAGAGGGTGGGATTTTATCATGAACAAGCATCTAGCAAATGTGAATGGGTGGACGATTGGCGCTATACTCATTATCATTTTGCTTTTTTTACCGAATGTGTCGATTGTAGTAGGCATCTTTGCGCCAGCAAGTGACAATTGGGCGCATATTAAGGAATTCATGCTTCTGAACTATATAAAGTCGTCGCTTACACTTGTTTTCTTTACAGCACTGTTTACGATTGCGATCGGACTCAGCCTTGCTTGGCTCATTGCTCAATATCATTTTCCATTGAGGAATTTTATGAAGTGGGCACTGATTCTGCCTTTATCCATTCCGCCTTTCATCGGTGCTTACACGTATCATGGCATTATCAATTACACGGGCGTCATTCAAAAGACACTTCGTAATCATTTCGATATTACGCCAAATCCCGCTTATTTCGATATCATGAATGTCCCAGGTGCGATTTTTATTTATACACTGTTTTTGTATCCATATGTCTATATGATTACTAGGATTTTTCTGTCTCACCAAGCGGCGTCTCTAATTGAAAGTGCGCGAACGCTTGGAAAAGGACCATGGGAAATTTTCTTCCGAATTGTACTCCCGATTTCCCGTGTATCTATCATTGGAGGAGCAAGTTTAGTTGTATTAGAAGTATTGAACGATTATGGTGTCGTAAAGTATTTTGGAATCCAGACGTTTAGCACGGCCATTTTTCAAACTTGGTTCGGGCTCGGTGATTTGGAATCATCCATTAAACTTGCGGGCTCCCTTATGGGAATCGTTATTCTCATTTTGATGATTGAACGTTTACTGCGTGGCGGTAAACAATTTAGTTATTCTACGACAAAAGTAAGACCGCTTCCTCTCGTAAAACTAAAAGGGAAGAATGCTGTATTTGCGACATTATATACGTTACTGATTTTTAGCATTGCGTTCCTCATTCCAATCATTCAACTGATTGACTGGGTGATCCTTACATTTGGTAATGTGCCGATGGGGGATGTACTATTCTATACGAAGAATTCGGTTATCGTTGCAGGATTGGGCGCTTCGCTTATTATTGTCTTTTCGCTTATCGTTGGAAATTATAGTCGCATCGTACATCATAAAGTCGCGAAATTATTGCCGAAGTTGACAGTCCTCGGTTATTCGATACCTGGTGCAGTAATAGCGGTGGCGGTGATTACGACATTCATCGCACTTGATAAGCTTCTTGGGCCTGTCTATCAATATCTAGGTATTGATTCGGAACTCGTTTTGAGTGTCAGCTTGTTCATGTTAATCAGCGCCTATGTCATTCGTTTTTTTGCTATTGGTTATAATTCAATTGAATCCGGTTTCGATAAAATCGGAACAGATTTCCGTGACGCATCGCGTATGCTAGGCGCAAATAGACTGCGAACATTTTTTAGAATTGACGTACCGATGATGAAAGGTGCGATTATTAGTGGGTTTATCCTTGTGTTTGTGGATATATTAAAAGAGATTCCGTTAACGCTAATTTTACGGCCATTTAATTACGATACACTTGCTACAAAGGCGTTCCAGTATGCAAGTGATGAAAAGATTATGGAAGCATCCCAGGCTTCATTATTAATTGTCGGCGTGAGCGCGATTGCCATCTTCGTTTTCCATAAGTTACTCAGAGAGGAGCCGAAATAATATGTTTATGACGATTGAAAATTTGCAGTTCTCCTATCCGAAATCGCCCTCGAAAACAGTGGATAATTTTTCTTTTACAGTGGAAAAAGGGGAAGTCATTTCAATACTTGGCCGCAGTGGTAGTGGAAAAAGCACGTTATTACGTTTAATTGCGGGGCTAGAAATGCCATCGGGAGGTTCATTTACCTTGAATGGTAAGAAAATGTTTTGCGACCGGACTTTTCTGCAACCGGAAAAGCGGGGAATTGGGATGGTTTTTCAGGACTATGCACTTTTCCCGCATATGAGTGTTGAAGAAAATATCATATTCGGTCTTTCGAAAATGAGTCGGAAGGACAAGAAGAAACGAGCCCAAGAAGTGCTTGAACTTGTTGAGTTACTTGGATTTGAAAAACGCTATCCGCACCAATTAAGCGGTGGGCAGCAGCAACGGGTTGCACTTGCGCGGGCGATAGCGCCAGAGCCAGAACTTATTCTTCTGGATGAGCCATTCAGTAACCTGGATACAGATTTACAAGTGAAAATTCGTGGAGATCTTCGACAGATTTTAAAGAAAGCTAAAACGACGGCTATATTTGTGACACATAATCAAAACGATGCGCATGCGCTGGCGGATCGTATCGTCAAAGTGAAAGACGGCAAGATTGATAAAATCGGACGTCCTTGCGATTTGTTGGGCGTTTCCCCGACAGAAATTCCCGATATGGTTGAAATTACTTTTGATGAACTTTTGAATGTATGACAAAATGGACTTGCATTTAGAACATAACCGGCGTATACTCGGACTTATTCATTAATCTAAAATGCAACGAAGAGGACAACAATCGATTTGTCGACTGACAGAGAACAGGGTCATTGGCTGGAAGCCCTGAAGAACAGACATCCGATTTACCGCCTTGGAGCAGCGATGGTGAAAGAATTCAGTAATCATCGACGGTACCGGCCCGTTAGCCGACGTCAAGCTTCATCTCTCTGACGTTTATTTGCGTTGGAGTGAAGAAACAAGGGTGGAACCACGAGCGATAGCTTCGTCCCTTTCCAGGGATGGGGCTTTTTTTGTGCGTAAAAATGAAGAAGGAGTGTTTACTAAATGGCAGAGATGATCAAATTACAATTTCCGGATGGCGCGGTGAAAGAGTTCTCGCAAGGTACAACAACAGAGGATGTCGCGGCATCCATTAGCCCAGGGCTACGCAAAAGTGCATTAGCAGGTAAAGTAGGGGACAAGTTAATCGATTTGAAAACACCTCTTACTGAAGGTGGCGAATTTGCCATCATTACACCGCAATCACCAGAAGCACTGGAAATTTTACGTCACAGTTCAGCGCATTTGCTTGCACAAGCAGTGAAACGTAAGTTCCCAGACGCGAAACTAGGAATCGGTCCGGTTATTGCCAGCGGTTTCTATTATGATATTGATTCACCGACACCAATTACAGCGGAAGACTTACCTGAAATTGAAAAAGAGATGAAACGCATCATTGGTGAAAATGTCGAAGTCATTCGTCACGATGTATCACGTGAAGAGGCGGAACGAATCTTTACAGAAATCGATGACCAATACAAACTAGAACTGCTTGAAGCAATCCCAGCAGGGGAGCAAGTATCCCTCTACGAACAAGGCGATTTCATTGACCTATGTCGTGGTGTTCACGTGCCGTCAACAGGGAAATTGAAAGAATTCAAATTATTAAGTATCGCAGGTGCCTATTGGCGCGGCGATTCTAACAATAAAATGCTACAACGTATTTATGGAACAGCGTTCTTCAAGAAAGACGAGCTCAAAGAGCATCTTCGTCTGTTAGAAGAAGCGAAAGAGCGTGATCACCGTAAAATCGGTAAAGAACTTGATCTGTTCATGAACTCGCAAAAAGTCGGACAAGGTTTACCGATGTGGTTACCAAAAGGTGCAACTATCCGTCGTATTATCGAACGATATATCGTAGATAAAGAAGAAAGGCTTGGTTATGACCATGTCTATACACCGGTTCTCGGTAGCGTAGAATTATACAAGACATCAGGTCACTGGGGTCATTATCAAGATGGCATGTTCCCAGTTATGAGTATGGACAATGAAGATTTGGTATTACGCCCGATGAACTGTCCACACCATATGATGATTTACAAAAACGGTATTCATTCATATAGAAACTTGCCACTCCGTATTGCGGAACTTGGTACGATGCACCGCTATGAAATGTCTGGCGCATTATCAGGCTTGCAACGTGTTCGTGGCATGACATTGAATGATGCACATATCTTCGTACGCCCGGATCAAATCAAGGATGAGTTCAAACGTGTTGTGCAGCTGATCATTGATGTCTACAAAGATTTCAACATCGAAGACTATTCATTCCGCGTATCTTACCGTGACCCAGCAGATACTGAAAAATACTTTGATGACGATGTAATGTGGGGCCATGCACAATCTATGTTAAAAGAAGTAATGGACGAAATGGGTCTGGATTATGTGGAAGCGGAAGGCGAGGCAGCATTCTACGGGCCGAAATTAGATGTTCAAGTAAAAACTGCTATTGGTATGGAAGAAACGTTGTCGACTGTGCAGCTAGACTTCTTGCTACCAGAACGTTTTGACCTCACATACGTTGGGGAAGACGGCAAACAACATCGTCCGGTCGTTATTCACCGCGGTGTCGTGTCAACAATGGAACGTTTTGTTGCATTCCTGATTGAAGAATATAAAGGCGCATTCCCGACATGGCTTGCACCTGTTCAAGTAGAAGTGATTCCTGTATCACCAGATGCACATTTTGACTATGCAGATGGCGTACGCGAAAAATTAGTTGCTGCTGGTTTCCGTGTTGATATTGATAGCCGTGAAGAAAAAATCGGCTACAAAATCCGTGAAGCGCAAATGCAAAAAGTTCCGTACATGCTTGTCCTGGGTGACAAAGAAGTCGAAACGGGCGAAGTGAACGTTCGTAAATACGGTGAACAGAAATCAGAAAGCATGCCATTTGAGACATTCCTTGCGAAGTTGCAAGAAGAAGTATCAAAAATTTAACTTGAATCAACAACACCTGCCAGTGCGCGGAATTCCGTGCACTGGCAGGTGTTTTCTTATTGGAATGAATACATTCAGCCAGCTCTACTGCCCTCAGCCATTGTTGTAACGGCGCTAATGGTAAATACAATTGTGAATAAAATAATGGAACGAACATTTAATAGGTTGCCAAACTCGCCTGTGATGAAATAGCCTATCACGCGGTTAATACTAACGATGATTGTCGCAAATAATAAACTGCCTACAATGATTTTGACGTAATGAGTCATTTTATCCTCTCCTTTGCTACTATATCAACATTAACAGTTGTAAACCTTTCATCTTTGATTCAGAATGCTCTTTTGTAAAGTCGCAATTATAATCAAAAACTTTTTTAAGGAAAGGGTAGAATGAAGAGAAAGGAGGTGCCCGAGTTGAGGCATGAAGATACAATTCAGTCAGCTTTGGAATGGATTGAACGAAATTTGCATCGCGCGATTTACCTTGAAGATGTAGCACTTGCCGCGAACTTTTCGAAGTTTCATTTTCACCGAATTTTTCAAGGAGCGCTCAAAAAGAGTGTGGATGATTACATACGAATGAGGCGCTTAGCTGTTGCAGCAGTCCAGTTGATTCATTCAGAAGAGCGTATTATTGAAGTTGCTTTGCATGCACAGTTCAACTCGCAAGAAGCATTTAGTCGTTCGTTCAAAAAAATGTATGGTCTCTCGCCGGGGGCCTATCGAAAAATGATGAGAACACTCATCGCTAAAAAAGAGGAGGAAGAACAAATGGCAACTGCGATAAAAGGGTGGTTTTTAAGTGGTAGTCACCCACATAACTATCAGATGGGGATTGATCATACGATTGTCCATGAGGGCAAGGCTTCGGGCTACTTACAATCCAACACAGTTTTTGAAAATGATGAATTTGCGACGATGATGCAACAATTTAAAGCGGATCGGTATAGAGAAAAAAGAATTAAACTGTCCTGTTTTGTGAAAAGTGAAGATGTACGCGCTTTTGCGGGAATGTGGATGCGTGTAGATAATCAAGCTGGAGATGTATTGCAGTTTGATAATATGAGCAACCGCCCGATTGTCGGCACATCAGATTGGAATATGTACTCGATTGTCTTAGATATCCCAAAAGAAAGTGCAATCATTTCTTTTGGGATATTGGTGCAGGGAAAAGGAAAGGTCTGGATGGATCAATTTTCCTTTGTTGAAGTTGATGAACGTGTACAGACGACAAATTTAGAGCTTGTGCCCGAGTTGTTAGATGCACCTACTAATTTATCTTTTGAAGATTTTAGATAAAGTTCAGTTCGAAGGAACCCACTTGACCATCACACCTAAACGATTTTTCAGGGGCATATGTAGCTGAAGTTCTCCTTGGGTGATCATTCTCCAAATTGGATGGATAAGGATAACCAGTTTCCTGTATAATGAAGAAAACTTAGGAGTATTTTCCCAAAGGAGATTGCATGATGCTGACAACGTTAAGGAAGCCTTCACAGATGGTCACGGTGAAACAGGCTATTGAAATGATTTATACGCTATGGAATGGGAAATCACATAAGGAACTTCGCAACTACTTGAATGACATTGAAACGGAAGAAGAGTACTACAGGCTCATTCGTCTGCTGGATAACGGAATGATGAATCACTACGCTAATTTTCTTGCAGCACGTGCCCATAAACGCTTTCATTCGGCACGGACCTTTGCGTGGAAATGCCATGCATTATTGGAAAAAGGTCATCCAATGGAAGTGGAGACGCTCATTGAACAGTATCTTGCTTCCAGTGAAGGGCTGAAGGCAACGGCAAAAGAATTGAATAGCATACGACGTGTCTATTTGAGTGCATTAGTGGTGTTAAATCGCATACCAGAAGCAGAGGACATGGTACAGGAAATACGTGCGAATGGCGGACAGCTGTCTGCCGATCAACAGACACCATTTTTGACTGCAGCCAACCGATATACTGAGGCGGAACAAGAGCTAGAGGCGGCACTGGCACTTCCAGCTGAACAACGTGGGGATCTCGCGCACTTGGCATTGGCAGACTTGCTATCCAGACGAGGAGAGCATCTTGGGGCCATTCGTGTATTGACGGAGGGGGCTAAGAAGTTTAGCGATGCACCTGTTATGAAAATTGAACGTGTTGAATACTTGTATCATCTTGGTCGTTTTGAACAATTGCTTATCGAGCTACGCATGTTGAATGAAC from Sporosarcina sp. FSL K6-1522 includes the following:
- the nrdR gene encoding transcriptional regulator NrdR, whose translation is MKCPACQYNGTRVIDSRPAEENRSIRRRRECEQCAFRFTTFEKVEDTPLIVVKKEGSREEFSGEKVLRGLIRACEKRPVSLEDLKNIVYTIEKDLRSASVTEIKSDEVGELVMELLADVDEVAYVRFASVYREYKDITVFIDELQKLQKRTKN
- a CDS encoding DUF2935 domain-containing protein, which codes for MPYTDNYERDTYGIIDFWVRNNFEHGEFFDREISHHELELARANQRMTQRMGLIFKQAEAKTVDVGTLLDEAKSSTHEFRDLLLHTMDKALHCEVIISTPTSLLDHMIREAEEAQKVFKLIETGAYVSPANATIHENNFWLRQMVDHLIFISHYVDASNYELHDRVRAMTRKFENLFLQANALKTIIRQPRNEISPVLNTFNQMVIKEAKELEAFKLELSELIKNCAAITTAPPDLLEHIAREAHHLWRNLEDQTVL
- a CDS encoding metallophosphoesterase gives rise to the protein MKIAMLSDIHEGLNRKYTGADILGLITSWINSHSPDIFVISGDMTARPEKALALLNRLQSDCPQTKILFVHGNHDIYAEDSMAAYDTLLQFPGNLGNGPVQLTDDWVIIGDGGWYDYSFGMTDFTTKQFTIGTFQDFTWPDKQFAHWPGTDPEETTRYVQKLEYWLQEHRDKNIIMVTHTVPFAHFIHSKNDPSWDFFNAMMGSQQLGALAIKYGVKKYIFGHIHIRYDETYQGIDIICNPLGYFPSEWTSQSPEEEIFSTIKMIEV
- a CDS encoding iron ABC transporter permease, with the translated sequence MNKHLANVNGWTIGAILIIILLFLPNVSIVVGIFAPASDNWAHIKEFMLLNYIKSSLTLVFFTALFTIAIGLSLAWLIAQYHFPLRNFMKWALILPLSIPPFIGAYTYHGIINYTGVIQKTLRNHFDITPNPAYFDIMNVPGAIFIYTLFLYPYVYMITRIFLSHQAASLIESARTLGKGPWEIFFRIVLPISRVSIIGGASLVVLEVLNDYGVVKYFGIQTFSTAIFQTWFGLGDLESSIKLAGSLMGIVILILMIERLLRGGKQFSYSTTKVRPLPLVKLKGKNAVFATLYTLLIFSIAFLIPIIQLIDWVILTFGNVPMGDVLFYTKNSVIVAGLGASLIIVFSLIVGNYSRIVHHKVAKLLPKLTVLGYSIPGAVIAVAVITTFIALDKLLGPVYQYLGIDSELVLSVSLFMLISAYVIRFFAIGYNSIESGFDKIGTDFRDASRMLGANRLRTFFRIDVPMMKGAIISGFILVFVDILKEIPLTLILRPFNYDTLATKAFQYASDEKIMEASQASLLIVGVSAIAIFVFHKLLREEPK
- the dnaI gene encoding primosomal protein DnaI; translated protein: MEHIGSAMKRVVKAPAFAERYEALRKEVMDSPGVQQFLTDHAEEVDKSVVDRSLGKLYEYATASHDCGKCPDLAGCVNVLKGLEPKLVLVRGLIDVEYTKCRSKLVDEELRSVSKMIDSMYMPKDVMAAKLQNIDMFFDDSRVKAVRAAKDFLNVLDETGELPERGVYIYGPFGIGKSFILGAMANELATRRIRTVAVYVPEFLREMKQSIQDQTLNDKIDFVKNAQVLMLDDIGAETMSAWTRDEVLGTILQYRMAEKLPTFFTSNFSYDELEHHLTYSQRGEKEAVKAARVMERIRMISTPLRLDGENRRGK
- a CDS encoding extracellular solute-binding protein produces the protein MKKSLIVFIAALMLLLTACGSTTTKESGADKDTSAKKPEKSEVNLYTSRHYDVDNELYKKFEEETGIKVNVIKDEADVLIERIKREGAATPADLLLTADVGRLYRAKEEGILQAVSSDILSKQIPENLRDVDDMWVGLTKRARILVYNKDKVKPEEISTYEALTEDQWKNRVLVRSSESVYNQSLLASFIEIDGEETAKEWAQGIVNNFAQNPEGGDRDQAKAIAAGIGDIAIMNSYYFGQMLNSEEPEEVKVAESLGVFFPNQETTGTHVNISGAGVIKGSKNADNARKLLEFLTGEEAQGEFASANYEFPVNENVEPSELLQSWGDFKEQEIPLSTLGENNAKAIMIFNEVGWK
- a CDS encoding DnaD domain protein; amino-acid sequence: MTTLYKELQPVDAYTVWLSHPFSDYDRQLLTLFYQPLIGSQAMSLFMTLWADAEQRDRGMYNHYHLMNILTMPLGPIFEARISLEAIGLLRTSRRRDGEARVFRYELQPPLDAKAFFADPLLSTFLFSKIGEQAYRNLRARFAVEEPREEGYEDVSRTFLDVYTPVQHGYLANVDDNRSVIGRTESAGVPFLDTDFDFDLLRSGLSEQMVPKSSLASVSKELIAKLAFLYSLTPLDMQKVIMMALDEDLKLPEERLRKAATDYYKMNISQDAPILHKVYTQEPPQQEVELLTRDDELVFYLENTPPVAMLRDINGKEPLSVDVQLAEKLVNAHGLSTGVVNVLLQYVHLRNDGKITNNYVERIASHWMNKKIETVRAAMEISRNEHDQYVKWKNEGQKPTPKRKPTREEKVPEWFYKKEDKQEGKQVKSTRATSDIDEERRQLMKELGVTGDGVE